The following are encoded in a window of Emcibacter sp. SYSU 3D8 genomic DNA:
- the nth gene encoding endonuclease III, whose amino-acid sequence MKKADIDEFFTRLQGADDAPRTELDYVNPYTLLVAVVMSAQATDVGVNRATGPLFKVADSPEKMVALGEEAVREHIKTIGLFNAKAKNVIALSQILLDKHGGEVPRDRDSLEALPGVGRKTANVVLNVAFGEPTIAVDTHIFRVGNRTGLAPGKTPLHVETKLNKVVPDRFKLNAHHWLILHGRYICKARKPECPKCIVEDLCAYKAKTI is encoded by the coding sequence ATGAAAAAGGCCGATATCGACGAATTTTTCACCCGGCTGCAGGGCGCCGACGACGCGCCGCGCACCGAGCTCGACTACGTCAATCCCTACACGCTGCTGGTTGCCGTGGTGATGTCGGCGCAGGCCACCGACGTGGGGGTGAACCGGGCGACCGGGCCCCTGTTCAAGGTCGCCGATTCGCCGGAGAAAATGGTCGCGCTGGGCGAAGAGGCGGTGCGCGAGCACATCAAGACCATCGGCCTGTTCAACGCCAAGGCAAAGAACGTCATCGCCCTGTCGCAGATCCTTCTCGACAAGCATGGCGGCGAGGTGCCGCGCGACCGGGACTCCCTGGAGGCGTTGCCCGGCGTGGGCCGCAAGACCGCCAATGTGGTGCTGAACGTGGCGTTCGGCGAACCGACCATCGCCGTCGACACGCACATTTTCCGCGTCGGCAACCGCACCGGCCTGGCGCCCGGCAAGACGCCGCTGCATGTGGAGACGAAGCTGAACAAGGTGGTGCCCGACCGGTTCAAGCTGAACGCCCATCACTGGCTGATCCTGCACGGCCGCTATATCTGCAAGGCGCGCAAGCCCGAATGCCCGAAATGCATCGTCGAGGATCTGTGCGCCTACAAGGCGAAGACCATCTAG
- a CDS encoding DUF2244 domain-containing protein produces the protein MTDSAVDFDAVLHPHRSLSRRAFLIVMIVVGGISFVGGMVFVLMGAWPVFGFLGLDAVLIYIAFRVNFRDGERYERIVLGGGNLEVIQVAPGGAETRTLFQPYWSRVLVDDDGCLILRSHGKSMELGRFLVEHEKESFRAALDGALRNLRRGPATA, from the coding sequence ATGACCGATTCCGCCGTGGATTTCGACGCGGTGCTGCACCCGCACCGGTCGCTCAGCCGCAGGGCCTTCCTGATCGTGATGATCGTGGTGGGCGGCATCAGTTTTGTCGGCGGCATGGTTTTCGTGCTGATGGGGGCCTGGCCGGTTTTCGGCTTTCTCGGTCTCGACGCGGTGCTGATCTATATCGCCTTCCGGGTCAATTTCCGCGACGGCGAGCGTTACGAGCGGATCGTGCTTGGCGGCGGCAACCTCGAAGTGATCCAGGTCGCGCCCGGCGGCGCCGAGACGCGCACGCTCTTCCAGCCCTACTGGTCCCGCGTGCTGGTCGATGACGACGGCTGCCTGATATTGCGCTCCCACGGCAAGTCCATGGAACTGGGCCGGTTCCTGGTCGAGCACGAGAAGGAAAGCTTTCGTGCGGCGCTTGACGGGGCGCTGCGCAATCTGCGCCGCGGGCCGGCTACAGCTTGA